The Canis lupus familiaris isolate Mischka breed German Shepherd chromosome X, alternate assembly UU_Cfam_GSD_1.0, whole genome shotgun sequence genome has a segment encoding these proteins:
- the LOC119878079 gene encoding late histone H2B.L4-like, with amino-acid sequence MAEPGCETSSEECLGTKEPREAEPETPKRKKPRRQCHRRCRRSRSDSFAIYFPRVLKQVDEGLSLSQKAVSIMDSFVKDIFERIADEASRLARSTKRSTITSREIQTAVRLLLPGEIGKYAVSEATKALMRNQMGVLVKQH; translated from the coding sequence ATGGCTGAGCCTGGCTGTGAGACCTCTTCGGAGGAATGCCTGGGCACTAAAGAGCCCAGGGAAGCCGAACCAGAGACCCCGAAGAGGAAGAAGCCAAGGCGTCAATGCCACCGTCGCTGCCGGCGCAGCCGCTCAGACAGTTTCGCCATCTACTTCCCCAGGGTTCTGAAGCAGGTTGACGAGGGTCTGAGCCTCTCACAGAAGGCTGTGAGCATCATGGATTCGTTCGTTAAGGACATCTTCGAGCGCATCGCTGACGAGGCCTCTCGCCTGGCCCGCTCCACCAAGCGCTCCACCATCACCTCCAGGGAGATCCAGACCGCCGTACGCCTGCTGCTGCCGGGGGAGATTGGCAAGTACGCGGTGTCTGAGGCCACCAAGGCCCTCATGAG